acagacaaactgaacactacaaaacaataaatgtgaacagaacgaaaccgaaacagtaccgtgtggcaacaaacactcacacggaaacaaacacccacaaaccaaaagtgaaacccaagctacctaagtatgattctcaatcagagacaactaacgacacctgcctctgattgagaaccatactaggctgaactcaaaaccccaacatagaaaaacacacatagactgcccaccccaactcacgccctgaccatacaaaataaggacaaaacaaaggaaattaagatcagaacgtgacagtagggTTCGTGTAAAACCGCATATGTATATTTCCCAGTATGCCTTTAAAGTGAATATGAGTGATacccacccatgactgtgtttgtTAGTGGCATAGTTAAGGTTGATGTGTTCAAGAACTTCCAGTACTGAAATGTTTACTGACTTTACTGTTTTATCAATTAAAGGTGAACCCCAATTTTGACAACTTTAAACATTTCATAAGGCCTTtagttatggcctagttatcctcgacattatggcctagttatcctcgacattatggcctagttatcctcgacattatggcctagttatcctcgacattatggcctagttatcctcgacattatggcctagttatcctcgacattatggcctagttatcctcgacattatggcctagttatcctcGACATTGTGGCCTAGTTATCCTCGATAttatggcctagttatcctcgacattatggcctagttatcctcgacattatggcctagttatcctcGACATTGTGGCCTAGTTATCCTCGACAttatggcctagttatcctcaacattatggcctagttatcctcgacattatggcctagttatcctcaacattatggcctagttatcctcgacattatggcctagttatcctcGACATTATGGCCTAGTTATACTCGACAttatggcctagttatcctcgacattatggcctagttatcctcgacattatggcctagttatcctcGACATTGTGGTCTGAAAATCCTGTCTCATGGGCCAGATCAGACCTGCAAGTCACAATACACTGATTTATGAAGTGATTTACTTTTTCTTATTTGAATCCAACCAGAGACAGAATTTCCAACAATTTGACAATTTTATCACCCACAACCTGCACTCAAAATGACTGCTATAGTGaaagacctacagttgaagtcagaagtttacatataccttagccaaatacatttaaagttcctgatatttaatcctagtagaaattccctgtcttaggttagttaggatcaccactttattttaagaatgtgaaatatcagaataatagtagagagaatgatttatttcagcttttatttctttcatcacattcccagtggatcagaagtttacatacactctattagtatttggtagcattgcctttaaatcatttaatttgggtcaaatgtttcggggagccttccacaagcttcccacaataagttgggtgaattttggcccattcctcctgacagagctggtgtaactgactcaggtttgtaggcctccttgctcacacacacttgttctgttctgcccacaaatattctataggattgaagtcagggctttaaaccatttttccacaactttggaagtatgcttggggtcattgtccatttggaagacccatttgcgaccaagctttaactttaactgatgtcttgagatgttgcttcaatatatccacataattttcctaccacatgatgccatctactttgtgcagtgcaccagtccctcctgcagcaaagcacccccacaacatgatactgccacccccccGTGTTTcatggttggaatggtgttcttcggcttgcaagcctccccctttttcctccaaacataacgatggtcattatggcctatttttgtttcatcagaccagagaacatttctccaaaaagtacgatatttgtcccaatgtgcagttgcaaaccatagtttgGCTTTTTgttggtggttttggagcagtggcttcttccttgctgagtgacctttcaagttatgtcgatataggactcattttactgtggatatagatactttgtacctgtttcttccagcatcttcacaaggtcctttgctgttgttctgggattgatttgcacttttcgcaccaaatatcgttaatctctaggagacaaaatgcatctccttccggtatgacggctgcatggtcccattgtgtttatacttgcgtactattgtttgtacagatgaacgtggtaccttcaggcgttcggaaattgctcccaaggagctAAGAGTCCTAGTGATGCAGCCAATCAGGATATTAATTTTATTCCTACATGACTGTGACCAAgtagaccagtgtttcccaaacactGGGGCATGCCCCCAGCCCCAAAACATGTTTATATATAAATACACGTTTAAAGCCGGAACTCAGTCCGGCTTTAAATGTACTCTTGAatgttgtaatagtagaatgcacaaggtgcaatttcgaaattgggaagtgcatcatcagttcctcttgtcatgtctgtcacaccctgaccatagtttgctttgtatgtttctatgttttagttggtcagggtgtgatctgagtgggcattctatgttggatgtcttgtttgtctatttctatgtctggcctgatatggttctcaatcagaggcaggtgttagtcattgtctctgattgggaaccatatttaggtagcctgggtttcactgtgtgtttgtgggtgattgttcctgtctctgtgttttgcaccagataggactgttttaggttttcgcacgtttgttgttttgttagtttattcgtgtacagtttcaaccacgctgcattttggtccgcctctacttcacctaaagaaaaccgttacaatgtCAGTCATTGCATTACTTACAGTGCTATTAATAACTTGTTTGATATGTCCAGATCAAcaagcccatgtcagctaacgtttattttattttgttttttcAGGCCATAGATATTGTTTTAATTttagtcactcaaatatcacattaatacacactatacatggcaaaatgtatataattgcaagaacatttgctttaaaactataaaatgttctttgcaccccatgacaaaatgtgtagaactgcaggaaatgagctttaaacctgcaaaattctctccaccaacaagaggggtgtgaaaagtttgtgtcatgaacagtgcttgtgcccgtAGAAATAGACGTGGTGGGTGCTCAGTTGATGAGGCTGGTAACTCATCAACTGAATGGACCTGTTGGTATTCATCCATAAATCTTTGTTAGATATCTATTGATTTGTTCTTCACACAGAAGTGTGACACAGAGAAATTGCCTTCCTGGTCTGTATTAGCAGTGACTCCTTGATTTATACTTGAATTATATGTTTTACTTTTGCAACATAAAAACATATTTCTAAGTCAGTCTCAATGCTTCCTTAAAACTTTTTATTTAGGCAAGTTTACATAATGTTTATACAGTACATGTACTCAGAGGCAAGACAATGGTGAGTCTATGTACAGAGTAGAGAGCGAAATGTGACAATTTATAGTAAAATATAGCACATTACAAAACAGATAAATACAGACAAATCCATTGGATCAACTCAGACAAAATGTGATAGTTATTGCTTGGGCACAGAGGGCCTTTCATTCCAACAGTTGGTTGACAACCTCTTTTGTGATTGGGTATGTCAACACACAGTTCCCCTGATATCTGTTAGCTAATTGGTTCCTCCCATTGATCAGGACGACAGGGAATATGGAGTGAAATCTGACGATGTCTGCCACAGAATCAAACATCTAGGGAGAAAATAAAGCATTAATGTAAGCCATGTAAGGATAAGCTTGATACTTAAAGTGTGATAGAGTGATACTTAAAGCAACAATCCATATCGGTGAAACTGCCACGTCTGTTTGCAGTATTACAACCACAAAGATGTTACTTTAAAACAACAAACACAGTGTTTGTTCATTGCACGTGCGGTAGAACAGCAGCGTATATAGGCCTACtaccatgtttttttttactgtgatGCTGGAGGCTCATTtcctcaaaacaaaaacaataacaaagtggcgCTGTTTCGGCCATGGCGGATCTCTGCGTTAAAGTCAATTCAAATCTACTCAAGCAAAGTTAAAGTAAAGTCTACGAAGGTAAAGTACTCGTTCTTACTTGTCTACTCACATCATTGGCACTTTGCCCAGTCCCAAGGACATACTTGGAGGTGCTATCAATGAACCGAATTTGAACGTTGAAAACTCTCTTGTCATGAAACACTGCTAAGACAAAGGGTTCGCTCTTCGTGTTCCTTGAGCAATTCCGCACCAAAAATGCCCCATTCTGTTAGGGAGAAATTTGGGTAACACTTTATTGAAAGAGTACATATACAATGACTTCATAGTTACaacccatacataacacattcataagcaGTACGTAATCATTTTATATAGATTGTATCATTAATATTACTTAATTACTACTGTACATTAAAATATactgtcagagtcgtgtgtataggtggcagggaagtcaggcgcaggagagtcaaacggagtgtaaatggagtcttttaatataaGTCCACTTAACATGCTCCAAACACTAAATACGTACATACATAAAcgaacatgggtacgaggacccgtcgcgcacctgtGCAACATAAAACAACACTtgacataaaacaatctctgacaaagacacgaggggaaacagagggttaaatacacaacaggtaatgaatgggattgaaaacaggtgtgtgggaagacaagacaaaaccaatggaaaatgaaaaatggatcaatgatggctagaaggccggtgacgtcgaccgccgagcaccgcccgaacaaggagaggcaacgccttcggcagaagtcgtgacatatACAGTGCTCCCTTCGTGCCTCATTACTTAAATAACACCTCACATTACAAACCTTATTCACCAGGTGTAAGGCATGTTCAGCCTCTGCTCGATCACAAGCTCCTATGTACCAGTCTTGTTCATTGTATGTCTGGAAAAAAATAAAGCATATTGTAATTTCATAAACGGGCCAATCATGTAAGCTACAGTACATTGGCATTTTCTGTCATAGTTTTGGTTCTTTCATTACTTCCAAGTAATCTTCAAGCACATCATTGTCCTGTTTGATTTGGTGGATATCACCCATTTGGAGATGTGCCTGGTGTATTCAGGCAGCATACCTGACACGGTCTTTCCTTGGGGACAAAGTCATGCTGCTCCACGTCATCTTTGGTTTGAGGCCACTCATGGTGTTGTTGGCGCTTCACTGAGGACTCTTCTACATGGCATAAAATAAGACAGGCTTTCAATTGCATTCATCCTACCCGACACAGTAGTTTATTTTCTATAGGTAAATTGGAGATAAATGCAATTGAACTATACAAAATGTTGAGATGACAAGGTCTTATTTACCTGGGGTATTGTGCCTTTGTTGTAACCTAATTCAAAAATCAAATAATGTGTTATCTTAAACATAGAAAAATACTCATGAACTATTGTAGTGGTTTTAAAGACCTTCACGAAAATTCCTCCCATGTACCTTATGTCTGTGTTGAGTTGAGATTCAAGGTCCAGTGAATATCTTTGGATAGTTTGCTCTCTCCTTAAACAATTACCTAAAATATGTTAACATTTCTATCATTATTACAACCTTAGAGTGTTTGGTTTCTTTAATATGGAATTTAAATTGTACTCACTATTTGAGGGTGTATTGCATTCCACCTATAATTAATATGAAGCATACGTTATACGTGATGAACATGAAGCAACCATCCTTAATAGCTATTCATTTACGTGTTAGTCAGTTTTAGCAAGAACGTTTTATGGACCGCAAACACTGCATCCATGTAGATAGATTCACCCAAAAATAGACGTTTAGCTAAAATTAGGCATACAATATTAGTGATTTAACCTCTTACATTttgttgtcttctctgtctgCTGGAGAGGAAAAGAGACAGACCCATTTTACAATTCTCTTTCAATTGGAAATATAACTATAGGTGAATGTAATTTCTGAGATGGGTCATGGTGGAATCACATTCAACCAACAGGTGGCACTAATACTCCATATAACATTGCATTAGTGTCCCCTAAATGTCCCTATGGTGTTAGGCAGATGGACAATAACTCACTCTCTCCTGCAGGGCCTCTGGAGGTTCAGCCCAGACAGCTTGTTCATTAGGTCCTTCGGTAAGGATGGTGGGGACCTGGAACCAAACAGTATTAAAGTCTCAACAAAGGTTTCAAAACGAACATACTGGACTTAGAAACATAATACTGATAAATAGATTAGAGGGACTATTACCTTGGTGGGAGTAGCATGTTCTGGAAAAGAGGAATATCAAGAGGAATGTATTTTAAATTTGGCACTCTTTTTCcagtttggaaaatgtttttgtttgtaaaTCTTAAGTGTCTTTCCCAGAGCTTTTTAGTttctgcctacagacagaaattaaaacaagaagctcccgcattcaggtctgttcaatgctggtccgaccaatctgattccacgcttcaagactgcttcgatcactcggactgggatatgttccgcattgcgtccaacaacaacattgacaaatacgctgattcggtgagcgagttcattataaagtgcattgatgatgtcgttcccatagcaacgattaaaacattcccaaaccagaaaccgtggattgatggcagcattctcgtgaaactgaaagcacgaaccactgcttttaaccagggaaaggtgaccggaaacatgaccgaatacaaacagtgtagctattccctccgcaaggcaattaaacaagctaagagtcagtatagagacaaagtaaagTCATAATTCAATTACtaagacacaagaggtatgtggcagggtctacagtcaatcacggattacaaaaagaaaaccagccctgtcatggaccaggatgtcttgctcccaggcagactaaataactttttttgcccgctttgaggacaatacagtgccactgacaaggCCCACAACCAAAACCTgctgactctccttcactgcagccaatgtgaggaaaacatttaaacgtgttaaaccttgcaaggctgcaggcccagaaggcatccctagccgcgtcctcagagcatgcgcagaccagctggctggtgtgtttacggacataattcaatcaatccttatcccagtctgctgttcccacatgcttcaagaaggccaccattgtccctgttcccaagaaagctaaggtaactgagctaaacgactacccgtagcactcacttccgtcatcatgaagtgctttgagagactagtcaaggaccatatcacctccaccctacctgacatcctagatccactccaatttgcttaccgcccaaataggtccacagacgatgcaatctcaaccacactgcacactgccctaacccatctggacaagaggaatacctatgtgagaatgctgttcatcgacttcagctcagcatttaacaccatagtaccctccaaactagttatcaagctcgagaccctgggtctcgactccgccctgtgcaactgggtactagacttcctgacgggccgcccccaggtggtgagggtaggtaacaacatctccaccccagctgatcctcaacactggggccccacaagggtgctttctgagccctctcctgtactccctgttcacccacgactgcgtggccatgcacgcctccaactcagtcatcaagtttgcggacgacactacagtggtaggcttgattaccaacaacgacgagacggcctacagggaggaggtgagggccctcggagtgtggtgtcaggaaaataacctcacactcaacgtcaacaaaacaaaggagatgattgtggacttcaggaaacagcagagggagcacccccctatccacatcgatgggacagtagtggagagggtagtaagttttaagttcctcggcgtacacatcacggacaaactgaattggtccatccacacagacagcgccgtgaagaaggcgcagcagcgcctcttcaacctcaggaggctgaagaaattcagcttgtcaccaaaagcactcacaaacttctacagatgcacaatcgagagcatcctgtcaggctgtattaccgcctggtacggcaactgttccgcccacaaccgtaaggctctccagagggtagtgaggtctgcacaacgcatcactgggtgcaaactacctgccctccaggacacctacaccacccaatgtcacaggaaggccataaagatcatcaaggacaacaaccacccgagccactgcctgttcaccccgctatcatccagaaggcgaggtcagtacaggtgcatcaaagcagggaccgagagactgaaaaacagcttctatctcaaagccatcagactgttaaacagccatcactgacattgaatggctgctgccaacacactgactcaactccagccactttaaaaacgggaattgatggaaattgatgtcaaatatatcactagccactttaaacaatgctacttaatataatgtttacgtaccctacattactcatctcatatgtatatgtatatactgtactctatatcatctactgcatctttatgtaatacatgtatcactagccactttaaactatgccactttgtttacatgccctacattactcatctcatatgtatatactgtactctataccatctcctgcatcttgcctatgctgttctgtaccatcactcattcatatatctttatgtacatattctttatccctttacacttgtgtgtataaggtagtagttttggaattgttaggttagattactcattggttattactgcattgccggaactaaaagcacaagcatttcgctacactcgcattaacatctgctaatttCTGCTTTTTTTAACAGTGTAAAACATTTACCTGTTCTGTAGGCTCCATGACTTGTGctctgccatctgtaaaacaACAGCTCTTGAACTGGATTACCTTTGCTGTGCTATATCACCATCTTGACATCATCATGTTTATGAATTGGAATAAATGCAGTCATTTTCTGCATGCACCGATTATTATCAATTATCCCAATCAAAACTGATATTAATGGATGACATTATTATCACCAATGATTACTGATATGCCCCGGAGttacgcagtggtctaaggcactgcatctcagggcaaGAGGtgacactacagtccctggtttgaatccaggctgaatcacatcccactgtgattgggagtcccatagggcggtgcacacttggcccagtgtcatctgggtttggctggggtaggccgtcattgtaataagaatttgttcttaactgacttgcttagttaaataaagataaaaagaCAACTCCTGTTTGGTGATTATTACCTAACTGGGTCCTCCTTGGTTTTCTGGGCTTCAGTTGGCGGTTGACAGAAGGTCCGGTATTTCCTATTCAAAACAATGCCATGGATCCATTGACCAAACTTGAAACTTGACCAAGGAGTGTCTGTATTGGAACTCTACCAACTCTTATATGCGCTTCAATCAGTAATTATTTGGGTTTCAGTTACCTGGAGAAGTACAAGGGAGGCCTCTTTTGGGATGCCGTGGGGGTATGATAGGGCTGCCCTACAAGCAAGACAAAACATGGCAATAAACATTAATATCATATTTAAATAATGGGTTTAAACTCACTGTTGATTGGATGTAAACTGGCAAATTGTGCAATGTAAAAGAAGAACTGAGGAAAATCACGTACACTTGAAGTGGAGCTGATACTCTGAGCGTAGGAGGATCTGGAAATGTCCCTATCTTTAAAGAAAgaatataattattattaatcTCAACAGTTTTGGTTGATGTGGCAATTGCAAGTTGTTCCAGTAGATGGAAGTATAGAGTGTTATTCTACctacaaaacaaaaaacatctTACTGTATCCATAGTAACACAGCCAAAGGTAGAGCAGCTGTGGGGCCCCTGACTGTCATATTACTACAGAGCAGATGTGGGGCCCCTGACTGTCATATTACTACAGAGCAGATGTGGGGCTCCTGACTATCATATTACTACAGAGCAGCTGTGGGCCTCCTGACTGTGGTATTACTACAGAGCAGATGTGGGGCTCCTGACTATCATATTACTACAGAGCAGCTGTGGGGTCCTGACTGTGGTATTACTACAGAGCAGATGTGGGGCTCCTGACTGTCATATTACTACAGAGCAGCTGTGGGCCCCTGACTGTCATATTACGACAGAGCAGATGTGGGGCTCCTGACTATCATATTACTACAGAGCAGCTGTGGGCCTCCTGACTGTGGTATTACTACAGAGCAGATGTGGGGCTCCTGACTATCATATTACTACATAGCAGCTGTGGGGCCCCTGACTGTCATATTACTACAGAGCAGCTGTGGGGTCCTGACTGTGGTATTACTACAGAGCAGCTGTGGGGTCCCTGACTGTGGTATTACTACAGCGCAGCTGTGGGGAACCTGACTGTAATATTACTACAGAGCAGATGTGGGGCTCCTGACTGTGGTGTTACTACATAGCAGATGTGGGGCTCCTGACTGTGGTATTACTGCAGAGCAGCTGTGGGGCTCCTGACTGTGGTATTACTACAGAGCAGCTGAGCAGGTCCCTGACTGTGGTATTACTACAGAGCAGCTGTGGGGTCCCTGACTGTGGTATTACTACAGAGAAGCTGTGGGGCTCCTGACTGTCATATTACTACAGAGCATCTGTGAGCCCCTGACTGTGGTATTACTACAGAACAACTGTGGGGTCCCTGACTGTGGTATTACTACAGAGCAGATGTGGGGCTCCTGACTATCATATTACTACAGAGCAGCTGTGGGGTCCTGACTGTGGTATTACTACAGAGCAGATGTGGGGCTCCTGACTGTGGTATTACTACAGAGCAGCTATGGGGTTCCTGACTGTGGTATTACTACAGAGCAGATGTGGGGCTCCTGACTGTGGTATTACTACAAAGCAGCTGAGCAGGTCCCTGACTGTGGTATTACTACAGAGCAGTTGTGGGCCCCTGACTGTGGTATTACTACAGAGCAGATGTGGGGCTCCTGACTGTGGTATTACTACAGAGCAGCTGAGCAGGTCCCTGACTGTGGTATTACTACAGAGCAGCTGTGGGCCCCTGACTGTGGTATTACTACAGAGCAGCTGTGGGGTCCCTGACTGTGGTATTACTACAGAGCAGCTGTGGGGAACCTGACTGTGGTATTACTACAGAGCAGCTGTGGGGCTCCTGACTGTCATATTACTACAGCGCAGCTGTGGGCCCCTGACTGTGGTATTACTACAGAGCAGCTGTGGGGAACCTGACTGTAATATTACAATATAGCAGCTGTGGGGCCCCTGGCTGTGGTATTACTACAGAGCAGCTGTGGGGTCCCTGACTGTGGTATTACTACAGAGCAGCTGTGGGGAACCTGACTGTAATATTACAATATAGCAGCTGTGGGGCCCCTGGCTGTGGTATTACAATATAGCAGATGTGGGGCCCCTGTGGTATTACTACAGAGAAGCTGTGGGGCCCCTGACTGTGGTATTACTACAGAGCATCTGTGGGATCCCAGACTGTAATATTACTACAGAGCAGCTGTGTGCCCCTGCGGCCCCTGATTGTGGTATTACTACAGACCATCCATAATCCATGAGGAGTTTACTGACACAATTTATGCTATTCTCTCCCCGTTAATTTCAGGATAATTGTATCTCTCCCACAGTGTGGATTTGATTGGCCTACAGATGGCTCTAGAGATCCACACAGAGGTCTCTCTCAGCAGCATGAGATCTCACTTACAGCTCCGCTTTCTGTCTCACATTGGGTTTGGATGTCACACTTGTTCTTGCCCACACTTTATTTACTTACTTCTTATTAGACTGGTGCACAATGGAGCTTCTAATCTAGTCTaaatctactttgtgcttgaATGTCTTAAAACGTCTCGCAAAATACACAATGCAAAGTAaaacctttttattttttacatattaCATTTTAAGTTTAATTATAGATATATAGTATATTAATTATAGGTACTTTGTATTTGTCATGTGTGGATAGCTAATCATACCTTTAATACAAGATGGAAGAACAATTTCTCTGTTTTCTACTTTTTACCTGCTCTAATTCTATTATTCTATCTAATAGATTGTCAGGGACTAGAGTTTGTACCTGCATAGTCTCTGTCTGACTCGGAGGCTCTGGCAGGAAGGATGTGCACCAAGAACTCTTCTTCATGGTTATCAGGGACATGATACTCATCCTCCTCCATGTTGCTATAGCGACCATATCTCTGTTTGGTCATGTTGCCTCTCTTCCAAGGTTCCTGTGGAGAATGAGAAGGAGCTACTTCAATGTGAGATTCTCACATACTGTAGACTTCACACAAACTGCATGAAACTGGTGACTCGTTACCTAATAGTTTGTTTTTGTCTGGTGTATATTAGAGTCATCATTAGCTCCACATAAAGTACCATCAGGATGTTTCCCCTGAAATCAGTAAAACCTTTGCAGTCTAATCAGAACTGTCTCAGAAACTTCATTATTCATTTACTGTAACTGAGTCTACTGTGGTGTGAGTGCTGGTGTTGGGCCATGTTTTAACATGACTGTGCTGCAACCCAGAAGAAGACAATGCCCTCTTCACGCGGCCCACCACATTAATGCCACAATAATGCTTTACGCTCACTTCACCCACTTTGACTAAACAAGCCACAATGTGACAGATGGTAGAACTGGCAGCGTGGGTGGTGGAGGGTTGGAGGGCAAAGGACATTAACAGAATTTGAGAGCCCTTGACCGACAATACAGTGATATCTCTCCCGCGTCTGAAAATATATGTCTGAAATGAAATgggactagacagacagacacacagacagttggTAAGcgggacagactgactgacaggagagaagagatgcATAAGGGAATTTACACTATACATTCACTCTCAAA
Above is a genomic segment from Oncorhynchus kisutch isolate 150728-3 linkage group LG19, Okis_V2, whole genome shotgun sequence containing:
- the clnk gene encoding B-cell linker protein isoform X3, which encodes MTKQRYGRYSNMEEDEYHVPDNHEEEFLVHILPARASESDRDYADRDISRSSYAQSISSTSSGSPIIPPRHPKRGLPCTSPGNTGPSVNRQLKPRKPRRTQLDGRAQVMEPTEQNMLLPPRSPPSLPKDLMNKLSGLNLQRPCRRDRQRRQQNVECNTPSNSNCLRREQTIQRYSLDLESQLNTDIRLQQRHNTPEESSVKRQQHHEWPQTKDDVEQHDFVPKERPCQTYNEQDWYIGACDRAEAEHALHLVNKNGAFLVRNCSRNTKSEPFVLAVFHDKRVFNVQIRFIDSTSKYVLGTGQSANDMFDSVADIVRFHSIFPVVLINGRNQLANRYQGNCVLTYPITKEVVNQLLE
- the clnk gene encoding B-cell linker protein isoform X4 — translated: MTKQRYGRYSNMEEDEYHVPDNHEEEFLVHILPARASESDRDYADRDISRSSYAQSISSTSSGSPIIPPRHPKRGLPCTSPGNTGPSVNRQLKPRKPRRTQLDGRAQVMEPTEQNMLLPPRSPPSLPKDLMNKLSGLNLQRPCRREQRRQQNVECNTPSNSNCLRREQTIQRYSLDLESQLNTDIRLQQRHNTPEESSVKRQQHHEWPQTKDDVEQHDFVPKERPCQTYNEQDWYIGACDRAEAEHALHLVNKNGAFLVRNCSRNTKSEPFVLAVFHDKRVFNVQIRFIDSTSKYVLGTGQSANDMFDSVADIVRFHSIFPVVLINGRNQLANRYQGNCVLTYPITKEVVNQLLE
- the clnk gene encoding B-cell linker protein isoform X2, with translation MTKQRYGRYSNMEEDEYHVPDNHEEEFLVHILPARASESDRDYADRDISRSSYAQSISSTSSGSPIIPPRHPKRGLPCTSPGNTGPSVNRQLKPRKPRRTQLDGRAQVMEPTEQNMLLPPRSPPSLPKDLMNKLSGLNLQRPCRREQRRQQNVECNTPSNSNCLRREQTIQRYSLDLESQLNTDIRLQQRHNTPEESSVKRQQHHEWPQTKDDVEQHDFVPKERPCQTYNEQDWYIGACDRAEAEHALHLVNKNGAFLVRNCSRNTKSEPFVLAVFHDKRVFNVQIRFIDSTSKYVLGTGQSANDVSRQMFDSVADIVRFHSIFPVVLINGRNQLANRYQGNCVLTYPITKEVVNQLLE
- the clnk gene encoding B-cell linker protein isoform X1, giving the protein MTKQRYGRYSNMEEDEYHVPDNHEEEFLVHILPARASESDRDYADRDISRSSYAQSISSTSSGSPIIPPRHPKRGLPCTSPGNTGPSVNRQLKPRKPRRTQLDGRAQVMEPTEQNMLLPPRSPPSLPKDLMNKLSGLNLQRPCRRDRQRRQQNVECNTPSNSNCLRREQTIQRYSLDLESQLNTDIRLQQRHNTPEESSVKRQQHHEWPQTKDDVEQHDFVPKERPCQTYNEQDWYIGACDRAEAEHALHLVNKNGAFLVRNCSRNTKSEPFVLAVFHDKRVFNVQIRFIDSTSKYVLGTGQSANDVSRQMFDSVADIVRFHSIFPVVLINGRNQLANRYQGNCVLTYPITKEVVNQLLE